A window of the Trichoderma asperellum chromosome 4, complete sequence genome harbors these coding sequences:
- a CDS encoding uncharacterized protein (EggNog:ENOG41) yields MAVVDATPSTPSPPSSSIRTPPAPRLGYHDSWEPYSPRKSARLSAQRTSARTPSPQPTTRQALSSPRAAAKSAAQSSAAMASPVSSPRKKRQPAADSVRRVAAALAAESAAPSASKDKSVAGRAVASSSLMLPTPSKTPQKPPTSKETAEIQSFARNLFPTEDADVSSPRKRRSKKYSSMALEGFRTEAEEDIEIFTDSQERIPKKDDSKSNPFVGNATSAEPPKRRTKRKVMVPGEGAQSIDEASRRDDGLIYVFRGKKFFRKFSEFDDEVEDEELDSDVEAHFSKPLTRSSIKPRLLFPTKTPSPKTKQMLEEEEAATDVEDAKDAIEAEEEPSAPVQTPVKAKEERAQTPEAPKYAPASPPETRRTTRSTNKLATGPTPAKRAGKKSPFDSWLRTKEHANRSGTKRAAGEPLAAAPAKRTRS; encoded by the exons ATGGCTGTCGTTGACGCTACCCCGTCGACGCCTTCAcccccatcttcttccatccgAACACCACCAGCCCCTCGACTTGGCTACCACGACAGCTGGGAGCCGTATTCACCACGCAAGTCAGCGAGACTGTCTGCACAACGCACATCTGCTAGAACGCCATCGCCTCAGCCTACAACCCGTCAAGCACTTTCATCGCCTCGCGCCGCAGCAAAGTCAGCCGCTCAAAGCTCCGCAGCAATGGCTTCACCAGTTTCCTCCCCACGCAAGAAGCGCCAACCTGCTGCCGACTCAGTCCGTCGCGTCGCTGCAGCCCTGGCAGCCGAATCAGCTGCTCCATCCGCATCAAAAGACAAGTCTGTCGCTGGCCGGGCTGtcgcgtcttcttctctaaTGCTTCCAACGCCATCTAAAACCCCTCAGAAGCCCCCAACTTCCAAGGAGACTGCTGAGATCCAATCTTTCGCCCGTAATCTATTTCCCACCGAGGATGCTGATGTATCAAGTCCCCGTAAGAGGCGCTCAAAGAAGTATTCAAGCATGGCTCTGGAGGGTTTCCGAACTGAAGCTGAGGAGGATATCGAGATTTTCACCGATTCTCAGGAGCGCATCCCCAAGAAGGATGACAGCAAGTCAAACCCTTTCGTGGGCAATGCTACCAGCGCTGAACCCCCTAAACGCCGCACCAAGCGTAAGGTGATGGTCCCTGGCGAAGGAGCTCAGTCGATTGATGAAGCATCGCGCCGTGACGACGGCCTGATTTATGTATT CCGAGGCAAGAAATTTTTCCGCAAATTTTCGGaatttgatgatgaagtGGAGGATGAAGAACTGGATTCAGATGTTGAGGCTCATTTCTCCAAGCCGCTTACGCGATCTTCCATCAAGCCCAGACTACTCTTCCCTACCAAAACGCCCTCTCCAAAGACCAAGCAGatgctggaagaggaggaagcggcAACTGATGTCGAAGATGCCAAGGATGCTAttgaggcagaagaagagcccTCGGCCCCTGTCCAAACACctgtcaaggccaaggaagagagagcgcAAACCCCAGAGGCCCCCAAGTATGCGCCCGCGTCTCCGCCAGAAACCAGGCGAACTACTCGATCTACCAACAAGCTGGCCACAGGCCCAACGCCGGCAAAGCGCGCCGGCAAGAAGAGTCCTTTCGATTCATGGCTTCGAACCAAGGAGCATGCAAACCGATCAGGCACGAAACGCGCTGCTGGAGAACCACTGGCTGCAGCTCCTGCCAAAAGAACTCGATCTTAG
- a CDS encoding uncharacterized protein (EggNog:ENOG41) — translation MAGEMDLDDTDLWTSPVKYDPDEPRPKTPKTPRTPRTPKTPTGNDHQTDPVDRDAMLKRELDGVRKINEVIEGVIGTLQRAGGNMESVSKTVSNASSLLNTWTRILSQTEHNQRLILDPTWKGATNDLAEIEAEALRKQQAEARKAAEEEERREEVRRRREEDEQRRKLPASASARGARGAPSGLRGARGARGRTRIATGSSRIATRSRYSSSNSASASSSSRGTSGIGRGLATTRSRYGRAK, via the exons ATGGCCGGTGAGATGGATCTGGATGACACAGATCTCTGGACGTCGCCAGTAAAATACGATCCCGATGAGCCTCGTCCGAAAACACCAAAGACTCCCAGAACCCCGCGAACCCCAAAGACGCCAACGGGAAACGACCACCAAACCGATCCGGTCGACCGAGATGCAATGCTAAAGAGGGAGCTGGATGGTGTACGAAAGATCAATGAAGTGATTGAAGGCGTTATAGGTACTCTGCAGCGGGCAGGCGGAAACATGGAG TCCGTCTCTAAAACCGTTTCGAATGCTTCCTCGCTTCTCAACACCTGGACTCGCATCCTATCACAGACAGAACACAACCAACGCTTAATCCTCGATCCGACATGGAAAGGCGCAACCAACGATTTGGCGGAGatagaagcagaagcacTGCGAAAACAACAGGCTGAGGCGCGCAAAGCggccgaggaagaggagcggAGAGAAGAGGTCCGGCGACGGCGGGAAGAAGACgaacagagaagaaaattgCCTGCGTCAGCTTCTGCCCGAGGGGCTCGTGGGGCTCCTTCTGGCCTTCGCGGAGCTCGTGGAGCTCGTGGTCGAACAAGGATAGCCACAGGCTCATCGAGGATCGCCACCCGCTCAAGGTATTCCTCAAGCAACAGCGCCTCAGCTTCCTCAAGTAGTCGTGGTACGTCTGGCATTGGGAGAGGGCTTGCGACGACTAGGAGTCGTTACGGTAGAGCCAAATAG
- a CDS encoding uncharacterized protein (EggNog:ENOG41) — MARTRSTKPSTAASATDSDSTKSKSTIALVSHAGEAPKVFILPSTATSGARIVTLPNPRSSQPSRYLACPETGIYEFTKIATPKSVPRSWLIEAAPASNGAETGNQGANPSAQVTMGSELFVATAIDPLFLVLPALADAQPSKGSDEVKRLFLSSDDHLDKLPQESSHLSEIMRWDTTRRLVESRMGAICDTVEAGDESMFRLNEKKLVDAIFQKAKRMSESGLPPSMEEKFVKKVLQAPMMHRVVRTGESQLSSNSDVGSGSSTPQTDLATSQSTISTTETSDTAVSQASTAATSVAEEPAEENFASALQASPEVVEQQRLKVAFEFICSSYVAPVLADKLQKSFSGAGGLKDFSLLNDYIASLEKLRSETMAVRAQDYGRKRNQDELDDEARMEKKRKLEEEKKKKASESRGVRDLKKVNTSGMKKLSHFFQKK; from the coding sequence ATGGCAAGGACACGATCAACGAAGCCCTCGACGGCGGCTTCGGCAACAGATTCCGACTCGACCAAGTCAAAATCGACAATAGCCCTCGTCTCTCACGCCGGCGAGGCCCCCAAAGTCTTCATTCTCCCTTCAACGGCTACTTCAGGCGCTCGAATTGTCACACTCCCCAATCCACGAAGCTCACAGCCGTCGCGATACCTTGCTTGTCCCGAAACCGGCATCTATGAATTCACAAAAATAGCGACGCCAAAATCAGTGCCGCGAAGCTGGCTCATCGAAGCCGCGCCGGCCTCTAATGGAGCCGAAACCGGCAACCAAGGCGCAAACCCAAGCGCGCAGGTAACCATGGGATCAGAGCTCTTTGTGGCAACAGCCATTGATCCCCTCTTCTTGGTGCTGCCAGCGCTGGCCGACGCCCAGCCATCGAAGGGATCAGACGAAGTGAAGCGGCTGTTCCTATCTAGTGATGACCATTTGGATAAACTGCCACAGGAGAGTTCACATTTGTCTGAGATTATGCGCTGGGATACTACACGGCGACTAGTAGAAAGTCGAATGGGTGCAATTTGCGACACTgtcgaggctggagatgaatCCATGTTTCGCCTGAACGAGAAGAAACTTGTGGACGCCATCTTCCAAAAGGCCAAGAGAATGAGCGAGAGCGGCTTGCCGCCGAGCATGGAGGAGAAGTTTGTGAAAAAGGTTCTCCAAGCACCGATGATGCACAGAGTGGTGCGAACGGGAGAGAGCCAGCTGAGCAGCAACAGCGATGTAGGATCAGGATCTTCTACGCCACAGACGGATTTGGCAACATCTCAGTCTACAATATCAACCACGGAGACTAGCGACACAGCAGTTTCTCAAGCAAGTACAGCTGCGACATCAGTTGCTGAGGAACCGGCAGAGGAGAATTTTGCCAGTGCTTTACAAGCTTCGCCAGAAGTTGTTGAGCAGCAAAGACTAAAAGTAGCATTTGAGTTTATCTGCTCCAGCTACGTAGCTCCCGTATTGGCTGATAAACTCCAGAAATCATTTTCTGGAGCAGGTGGCCTTAAAGACTTCTCTCTTCTAAATGATTACATCGCTAGTCTTGAGAAACTGCGGTCGGAAACCATGGCAGTGAGAGCACAAGACTACGGACGCAAGAGAAACCAAGATGAACTAGATGACGAGGCtcggatggagaagaagcggaagctggaagaggaaaagaagaagaaagcaagcgAAAGCCGTGGAGTCCGCGACCTCAAAAAGGTTAACACGAGCGGTATGAAGAAGCTAAGTCACTTCTTTCAGAAGAAATAG
- a CDS encoding uncharacterized protein (BUSCO:EOG092D131D), translated as MAHGEWPRPLPLLIATDRPAGPQESETSWPPRSPHEALMSTPKGRQRYREMMNQTSPTPSPSPSKSSRATASVMARSGALQEQMDEDDDDDDEETLQLKLQEIQARLKLKKLQKARENAAQGRHSRSNSVTSSVQPRRAVRGTTPTSENSRPASQNMVQVPASPVRKVQPPQDPKSPSRVLLGIDKGLRAKDVSLKRAPSFRRTASSDAAAQRSYPQKPKTASPSGLISPEGFRSLSFNERLASARSEEVSRAERQERISKLRSSAFGIGKEEMEEYKKNAVDIPDEPLQAPSFSRDEVLGKSKPPVALQRTRTLSDLRDTAGRNGNPPYGNPPFISAFQSRKNSLPTSDISTEEQGSFEPYSSIHLSKRILPNRVVARHISGKKIFNVKDLLREVKGPDFALPEVEEDIIVFAIVAKKSEPRAHKPAVGKNGQKEEDRGKYMVLTLVDLEYELDLFLFNSGFTRYWKLTEGTVVAILNPNVMPPPPGRQDTGRFSLVINSDEDTILEIGSARDLGFCQAIKKDGEMCRSWVNKKRTQYCEFHSNEAIRKQRSARMEVNSSGFGTRVRFQGKTSAEVFEPVKKKPDNYDWETKTHWYAARGHTAAELLDGKDRDPSDRKDKAEFLRRNMEAKEKEREMMKKLGEVGNAAGREYMQRSRSRTDASLAPSSMSSSQQLFNAADPFSEPEKPDAAALGLLDRARDIHLSPVKRKRTGSSQTGSRTRSNSSNSNSTTHSRPSGLGWGGALKDKLSSMKEGEKLKPEQPPLRKKTRFVTDKGIREAGRESLGNLSERNLADRQVILPDDDDELVIVG; from the coding sequence atGGCCCACGGTGAGTGGCccaggccgctgccgctgctaatCGCGACTGACCGCCCAGCAGGACCGCAAGAGTCAGAGACCTCTTGGCCTCCTCGGTCGCCCCACGAAGCCCTCATGAGCACCCCGAAAGGTCGCCAGCGCTACCGAGAAATGATGAATCAGACCTCGCCGACACCCTCGCCCTCTCCATCCAAGAGCAGCAGGGCTACGGCGTCAGTCATGGCGCGATCTGGGGCGCTTCAGGAACAgatggatgaggacgacgacgatgacgatgaggaaaCGCtccagctgaagctgcaggAGATCCAGGCTCGATTGAAGCTGAAAAAACTCCAAAAGGCCCGAGAGAATGCCGCCCAAGGCAGACACTCCCGCTCAAACTCTGTTACGTCGAGCGTCCAGCCACGGCGCGCTGTTCGCGGGACTACTCCAACGTCAGAGAATTCCCGACCTGCGTCCCAGAACATGGTACAGGTCCCTGCATCTCCTGTCAGGAAAGTGCAGCCTCCGCAGGATCCAAAATCGCCGAGTAGAGTGTTGCTCGGTATCGACAAGGGGCTGCGGGCAAAGGACGTTTCGCTAAAACGCGCCCCCAGCTTTCGAAGGACGGCGAGCAGCGATGCGGCGGCGCAGAGAAGCTATCCACAGAAGCCGAAGACAGCCAGCCCATCAGGATTGATATCACCCGAAGGATTCCGATCACTCAGCTTCAATGAGCGACTGGCATCCGCAAGGTCAGAAGAGGTGTCTCGCGCCGAAAGGCAAGAGAGGATATCAAAGCTGAGATCCAGTGCATTCGGAATTGGCAAGGAGGAAATGGAGGAATACAAGAAGAATGCCGTTGACATTCCTGACGAGCCATTACAGGCTCCATCATTCAGCAGGGACGAGGTCCTGGGCAAATCGAAACCACCTGTAGCGCTACAACGGACCCGTACGCTATCTGATTTACGCGATACCGCAGGGAGAAACGGCAACCCCCCATACGGCAACCCCCCATTTATATCAGCCTTTCAGAGTCGTAAAAACAGCTTGCCTACGAGTGATATCTCGACGGAAGAGCAAGGATCCTTTGAGCCTTACTCTAGCATACATCTTTCTAAACGGATATTACCTAACCGAGTCGTAGCCAGGCATATATCTGGCAAGAAAATTTTCAATGTCAAAGATCTACTGCGAGAGGTCAAGGGTCCAGACTTTGCCCTTCCAGAAGTCGAAGAAGACATTATCGTCTTTGCGATTGTGGCGAAGAAGTCTGAACCTCGAGCGCATAAGCCTGCCGTGGGGAAGAACGgacagaaagaggaggacCGTGGCAAATACATGGTACTGACTCTAGTCGACTTGGAATATGAACTAGATCTATTTCTATTCAACTCAGGATTTACCAGATACTGGAAGCTTACAGAAGGCACTGTCGTCGCCATCCTCAACCCCAACGTTATGCCCCCACCACCTGGAAGACAAGACACTGGACGTTTTAGCCTGGTTATCAATTCCGACGAGGACACGATTCTCGAAATTGGATCAGCTCGCGATCTAGGATTCTGTCAAGCAATCAAAAAGGACGGAGAGATGTGCCGGTCTTGGGTGAACAAGAAACGGACGCAATACTGCGAATTCCATTCCAACGAAGCCATTCGCAAGCAACGGAGTGCACGAATGGAGGTCAACTCGAGCGGATTTGGTACTCGCGTTCGCTTCCAGGGCAAAACTTCTGCAGAGGTGTTTGAAccagtgaagaagaagcccgaCAACTACGACTGGGAGACAAAGACGCATTGGTATGCGGCGCGAGGGCACACAGCTGCAGAGCTGCTTGACGGTAAAGACCGAGATCCTTCAGATAGGAAGGATAAGGCCGAGTTTCTACGACGGAATATGGAAGCCAAAGAGAAGGAGCgtgagatgatgaagaagctcgGCGAAGTCGGCAATGCCGCTGGAAGAGAATACATGCAGCGCTCAAGATCTCGAACCGATGCAAGCCTGGCACCCAGCAGCATGAGCTCAAGCCAGCAGCTCTTCAACGCGGCAGATCCCTTTTCTGAGCCCGAGAAACCAGATGCAGCCGCGCTCGGCCTCCTTGATAGGGCCCGCGACATCCACCTTAGTCCCGTGAAAAGGAAACGGACGGGCAGTTCTCAGACTGGATCTCGTACGCGGAGCAACAGTAGCAATAGTAATAGTACTACTCACAGCAGGCCGTCCGGCCTTGGCTGGGGCGGCGCGTTAAAGGACAAGCTCTCGAGCATGAAGGAAGGGGAGAAGCTCAAGCCAGAGCAGCCACCACTTCGGAAAAAAACGCGGTTCGTCACGGATAAAGGAATCCGGGAGGCAGGTCGTGAGAGCCTTGGCAACTTGTCCGAACGGAACTTGGCCGACCGGCAGGTGATACTccccgacgacgatgacgagcttGTCATCGTAGGGTAG
- a CDS encoding uncharacterized protein (SECRETED:SignalP(1-18)~EggNog:ENOG41) gives MMLQASVWALALATVSLAQGTAHIPVTGVPVSSGSAVPLRQNINDLVKSGPQWDLYVQAMYNMSKLDSHDPYSFFQIAGIHGAPYIEYNKAGAQTGDGWLGYCPHGEDIFLTWHRPYVLLFEQALVSVAKKIANGYPAQYRAKYQAAAASLRAPYWDWAADSTVPPCTVPNTLKINVPSGSGIKTVDYTNPLRTFYFPHIALSGSYGDFSGGGQDHTIRCPSPQENYPNTANANLQARPYKGWIYDVLTNSQNFADFASTSGPGINVEQIHNAIHWDGACGNQFLAPDYSGFDPLFFMHHSNVDRMWAFWEAIMPSSPVFTSSYKGQSRFNSKTGATITPNSPLQPFFQANGQFHTSNSVKSIQGMGYSYQGIEYWQKSQAQIKSSVTTIINQLYGPKSSSKRNTRAADLVQTRYFAQISVNVTDIPIRPAEINVYVAGQKAGSLIVMKLPAEGTVNGGFTVDTPMKTLLHGGNRNAVSAFSSDVEVEILTRSGQVIPLESVPSLAIDLESANVTMPSAIDQLPKYLTRSKHRAQAAQRGQRFQPPPPPPPPPPSQ, from the exons ATGATGTTGCAAGCTTCCGTCTGGGCGCTGGCCTTGGCCACAGTTTCACTTGCACAGGGTACAGCGCACATCCCCGTTACTGGTGTTCCCGTGTCTTCTGGTTCCGCCGTGCCTCTGAGACAAAATATCAATGACTTGGTTAAGTCAGGGCCACAATG GGATCTGTACGTTCAGGCCATGTACAACATGTCCAAGCTGGATTCCCATGACCCTTACAGCTTCTTCCAGATTGCCG GCATCCACGGCGCACCCTATATTGAGTACAACAAAGCCGGAGCCCAAactggagatggatggctaGGATACTGTCCTCATGGT GAGGACATCTTTCTCACCTGGCATCGCCCTTACGTTCTACTTTTTGAG CAAGCGTTGGTCTCCGTGGCCAAGAAGATTGCCAATGGATACCCTGCTCAGTATCGCGCCAAGTATcaagcagcggcggcgagtCTGCGAGCTCCCTATTGGGACTGGGCTGCCGATAGCACCGTGCCTCCATGCACCGTCCCCAACACCCTCAAGATCAATGTTCCCAGCGGTAGTGGTATTAAGACGGTCGACTACACCAACCCTCTCCGGACTTTTTACTTCCCTCACATTGCCCTGTCTGGCTCATACGGAGATTTCTCTGGTGGTGGCCAAGACCATACGATCCGCTGCCCTTCGCCCCAGGAGAACTATCCTAACACGGCCAATGCCAACTTGCAGGCGCGCCCCTACAAGGGCTGGATT TATGACGTCCTGACAAACTCTCAAAACTTTGCCGATTTCGCTTCCACTAGTGGCCCTGGTATCAATGTCGAGCAGATTCACAATGCCATTCACTGGGATGGTGCTTGTGGCAACCAGTTCCTTGCTCCCGATTATTCTGGCTTTGACCCCTTGTT CTTCATGCACCACTCCAACGTTGACCGCATGTGGGCGTTCTGGGAGGCCATCATGCCTTCATCCCCTGTCTTCACCTCATCTTACAAGGGCCAGTCTCGATTCAACAGCAAAACAGGAGCCACCATCACTCCCAACTCTCCCCTACAGCCCTTCTTCCAGGCAAACGGCCAGTTCCACACCTCCAACAGCGTCAAGAGCATCCAAGGCATGGGCTACTCCTACCAGGGCATCGAGTACTGGCAGAAATCTCAGGCTCAGATCAAGTCCAGcgtcaccaccatcatcaaccagctGTACGGCCCCAAGTCTTCCTCGAAGCGAAACACTCGTGCCGCGGATCTTGTCCAGACTCGTTACTTTGCGCAGATTTCCGTCAACGTGACTGATATTCCGATTCGCCCTGCCGAAATCAACGTCTATGTTGCTGGTCAAAAAGCCGGCAGCTTGATCGTCATGAAGCTTCCCGCCGAGGGCACAGTCAACGGTGGATTCACAGTCGACACTCCTATGAAGACCCTCCTGCACGGAGGTAACCGCAACGCTGTTAGCGCCTTCTCTTCCGATGTCGAAGTTGAGATTCTCACT cGTTCTGGACAAGTTATCCCTCTCGAGAGCGTTCCCAGCCTTGCCATCGATCTTGAGAGCGCCAACGTTACCATGCCGTCTGCCATTGATCAGCTCCCCAAGTACCTCACTCGTTCAAAGCACCGTGCTCAGGCTGCTCAAAGGGGACAGCGTTTccaacctcctcctcctccccctcctccccctccttctCAGTAA
- a CDS encoding uncharacterized protein (MEROPS:MER0078639~SECRETED:SignalP(1-18)), producing MAKLTALAGLLTLASVQANAAVLLDSLDKVPQGWQAASAPAPSSKITLQVALTQQNIDQLESKLADVSTPNSSNYGKYLDVDEINQIFAPSSTSSAAVESWLKSYGVSYKKQGSSIWFQTDVSTANKMLSTNFHTYSDSTGTKKVRTLQYSVPEDLADHIDLISPTTYFGTSKAMRALRSKNAASAVSALAARGEPSSCKGTIVFDNRTFNVFQPDCLRSEYSVNGYKPSAKSGSRIGFGSFLNESASSSDLALFEKHFGYASQGFSVELINGGTNPQPPSDANDGEANLDVQNIVSFAAPLPITEYITGGSAPYFPDPVEPAGTPDENEPYLEYYEYLLSKSNRELPQVITNSYGDEEQTVPQAYAVRVCNLIGLMGLRGISILESSGDEGVGASCLATNSTTTPQFNPIFPATCPYVTSVGGTVSFNPEVAWDGSSGGFSYYFSRPWYQEEAVGTYLNEHISEETIEYYSSYVDFSGRGFPDVAAHSVSPDYPVFQGGELTPSGGTSAASPIVASVIALLNDARLREGRPALGFLNPLIYGYAYRGFTDITGGQSVGCNGNNTQSGGPLPGAGVIPGAFWNATKGWDPTTGFGVPNFKKLLELVRYI from the exons ATGGCCAAATTGACAGCTCTTGCCGGTCTTCTGACCCTTGCCAGCGTGCAGGCAAATGCCGCCGTGCTCCTCGACAGCCTTGACAAGGTGCCTCAAGGATGGCAGGCTGCTTCAGCCCCGGCCCCTTCATCCAAGATTACTCTCCAAGTTGCTCTTACACAGCAGAACATTGATCAATTGGAATCAAAGCTCGCTGATGTTTCCACCCCCAATTCCAGCAACTATGGAAAGTACCTGGATGTCGATGAGATTAACCAGATCTTCGctcccagcagcaccagcagcgcagCTGTTGAGTCCTGGCTCAAGTCCTATGGCGTGAGCTACAAGAAGCagggcagcagcatctggtTCCAGACGGACGTCTCCACGGCCAACAAGATGCTCAGCACCAACTTCCACACCTACAGCGACTCTACTGGTACTAAGAAAGTGCGAACTCTCCAGTACTCAGTCCCGGAGGACCTTGCCGACCATATCGATCTGATTTCGCCCACAACATACTTTGGCACATCCAAGGCTATGCGGGCTTTGAGGTCCAAGAACGCAGCCTCAGCTGTCTCAGCCCTGGCTGCTCGCGGAGAGCCTTCAAGCTGCAAGGGAACCATTGTTTTCGACAACCGAACATTCAACGTCTTCCAGCCCGATTGTCTGAGGTCGGAATACAGCGTCAACGGATACAAGCCCTCAGCCAAGTCCGGTAGCAGGATCGGCTTCGGCTCTTTCCTGAACGAGAGCGCCAGCTCTTCCGATCTCGCTCTTTTCGAGAAGCACTTTGGCTATGCCAGCCAAGGCTTCTCCGTCGAGCTGATCAATGGCGGAACAAACCCCCAGCCGCCCTCAGACGCCAATGACGGCGAGGCCAACTTGGACGTCCAGAACATTGTGTCGTTCGCGGCCCCGCTGCCAATCACCGAGTACATTACCGGAGGATCTGCACCATACTTCCCAGACCCTGTTGAGCCAGCTGGAACTCCTGATGAGAACGAGCCTTACCTCGAGTACTACGAGTACCTGCTCTCCAAGTCAAATAGAGAGCTCCCGCAAGTCATTACCAACTCCTATGGTGACGAGGAACAGACTGTTCCCCAGGCATACGCCGTCCGCGTGTGCAACCTCATTGGATTGATGGGTCTTCGTGGCATCTCTATTCTTGAGTCATCCGGTGACGAGGGTGTTGGTGCCTCTTGCCTCGCTACCAACAGCACCACCACTCCCCAGTTTAACCCCATCTTCCCt GCTACATGCCCCTATGTTACCAGTGTTGGTGGAACCGTCAGCTTCAACCCCGAGGTTGCTTGGGACGGCTCATCTGGAGGCTTCAGCTACTACTTCTCAAGACCCTGGTACCAGGAGGAAGCAGTTGGCACATACCTTAACGAGCATATCAGCGAGGAAACCATCGAATACTACAGTTCTTACGTCGACTTCTCTGGCCGTGGCTTCCCTGACGTTGCAGCTCACAGTGTGAGCCCCGA TTATCCCGTGTTCCAAGGCGGCGAGCTCACTCCCAGCGGTGGTACTTCCGCTGCCTCTCCTATCGTTGCCAGTGTTATTGCCCTCTTGAACGATGCTCGTCTCCGTGAAGGCAGACCCGCTCTTGGATTCTTGAATCCTCTGATTTACGGATATGCCTACAGGGGCTTCACCGATATCACCGGTGGTCAATCTGTCGGCTGCAACGGCAATAACACTCAGTCCGGAGGCCCTCTTCCTGGC GCTGGTGTCATTCCCGGTGCTTTCTGGAATGCGACCAAGGGCTGGGATCCTACAACTGGATTCGGTGTCCCCAACTTCAAGAAGCTCCTCGAGTTGGTCCGATACATTTAG
- a CDS encoding uncharacterized protein (EggNog:ENOG41) — protein sequence MPLPNLPTEVRRMILEALVKDGRDLARFAAVSREWQAVIEPQTFKRIKLTPSRIAELDDMTRRNRSHVRHLWLCLELERYDCGTCSADGEDDEVPMFNNAADDLLIKTSIQSLFLVLSSWDRSSSVSLDISVYSTSDPEHWFKYLTFEPDDDEDDASSNQGYSHVSRFNQAVPCGVDDARHRWDTTGWGVITAQSAVQNVFTRILGDPSGEFEDEQTDHLEWWRELPPVPAITRLLLRQQTRRRWEPEAIAEMLARLPRLCELHFEPWREWDNLLQETTDLGYLTLLESPSIRRLNRFTLFENFNERYVHAYLEMDCSRIRSPNLTLSRILSEISTNYESLSASFMVDADGFFALDESQPRKTWPNLRHLFLTSQLLAPDQDTTRVTNMLQAAARVAVYMPKLETLQIWNGRKKLAALFKYEPAKEQGQISTITWKGTWEFLLQPSVIQAWRSLASETSQHRMRVIYETIGGDQVQCHGDAMLLLELPEVVIRHVSLRQIRNEQMYIPLKVRSSHNRS from the exons ATGCCCTTGCCCAACCTGCCTACAGAGGTCAGGCGCATGATACTCGAAGCTCTGGTGAAAGATGGCCGCGATCTGGCGCGCTTTGCTGCCGTGTCGCGAGAGTGGCAGGCAGTGATCGAGCCACAGACATTTAAACGGATAAAACTCACCCCTTCACGCATCGCCGAGCTTGATGACATGACCCGTCGTAATCGGTCTCATGTAAGGCACCTGTGGCTTTGCTTGGAATTAGAACGCTACGATTGTGGCACCTGTTCTGCTGatggtgaagatgatgaagttcCGATGTTCAACAACGCCGCAGACGATCTTCTAATCAAGACATCCATTCAATCTCTTTTCTTAGTCCTGAGCTCCTGGGACCGAAGCAGCTCTGTGTCACTCGATATTAGTGTCTACTCAACCAGTGATCCAGAGCATTGGTTCAAGTATCTCACATTTGAAccagacgatgatgaagacgatgctTCATCGAATCAAGGTTATTCTCATGTTTCACGGTTCAATCAGGCAGTTCCATGCGGAGTTGATGATGCACGACATCGATGGGACACTACTGGTTGGGGCGTTATCACGGCTCAGTCTGCTGTCCAGAACGTCTTCACCCGAATATTGGGCGATCCGTCAGGGGAATTCGAGGATGAACAGACGGACCATCTTGAATGGTGGAGAGAGTTACCACCGGTACCGGCCATCACGCGTCTACTTTTGCGTCAACAAACCCGCCGGCGCTGGGAACCTGAAGCGATTGCTGAAATGCTCGCCCGACTTCCGAGATTGTGTGAGCTACACTTTGAACCATGGAGGGAGTGGGATAACTTGCTCCAGGAAACTACAGACCTAG GTTACCTTACTCTCCTTGAGTCCCCCAGCATTCGAAGGCTGAATAGATTCACTCTTTTCGAGAATTTTAACGAGCGCTACGTGCATGCTTACTTGGAGATGGATTGCTCACGCATTCGTTCACCAAATCTTACTCTTAGTCGAATCCTCTCTGAGATTAGTACCAATTATGAATCTCTTTCAGCATCATTCATGGTGGACGCAGATGGTTTCTTTGCCTTGGACGAAAGTCAACCTCGAAAAACGTGGCCCAATCTCAGACATCTGTTCCTTACTTCACAGTTGTTGGCGCCTGATCAAGATACGACACGAGTTACAAATATgcttcaagcagcagcaagagtgGCCGTTTATATGCCAAAGCTTGAAACATTGCAAATTTGGAATGGACGAAAGAAACTTGCCGCGCTCTTCAAGTATGAACCCGCCAAAGAACAAGGTCAGATTTCTACCATTACTTGGAAGGGTACTTGGGAGTTTCTTTTACAGCCTTCCGTCATTCAAGCTTGGCGATCTCTAGCGTCTGAGACCTCACAACATAGAATGAGAGTGATTTACGAAACTATTGGCGGCGACCAAGTACAATGTCACGGCGATGCGATGCTCCTCCTAGAGCTCCCGGAGGTGGTCATCCGACATGTTTCGCTACGGCAAATTCGGAATGAACAAATGTACATACCACTCAAGGTTCGTTCATCCCATAATCGAAGCTAA